In one window of Brassica rapa cultivar Chiifu-401-42 chromosome A07, CAAS_Brap_v3.01, whole genome shotgun sequence DNA:
- the LOC103832426 gene encoding phosphoglycerate kinase 3, cytosolic, with translation MATKRSVGTLKEADLKGKSVFVRVDLNVPLDDNSNITDDTRIRAAIPTIKYLMENGSRVVLCSHLGRPKGVTPKFSLKPLVPRLSELLGVEVVMANDSIGEEVQKLVAGLPEGGVLLLENVRFYKEEEKNDPEFAKKLAALADVYVNDAFGTAHRAHASTEGVAKYLKPSVAGFLMQKELDYLVGAVANPKKPFAAIVGGSKVSTKIGVIESLLSTVDILLLGGGMIFTFYKAQGHSVGSSLVEEDKLDLAKSLMEKAKAKGVSLLLPTDVVIADKFAPDANSKIVAATAIPDGWMGLDIGPDSIKTFSEALDTTKTIIWNGPMGVFEFDKFAAGTEAVAKQLAELSGKGVTTIIGGGDSVAAVEKVGLADKMSHISTGGGASLELLEGKPLPGVLALDDA, from the exons ATGGCGACGAAGAGAAGCGTTGGGACTTTGAAGGAAGCAGATCTGAAAGGAAAGAGCGTGTTCGTGAGGGTTGATCTCAACGTTCCTTTGGATGATAACTCCAACATCACCGATGACACCAGGATTCGCGCCGCCATTCCCACCATCAAGTACTTGATGGAAAACGGATCTAGGGTTGTTCTCTGCAGCCACTTG GGCCGCCCCAAAGGTGTTACACCTAAATTCAGCTTAAAGCCTCTTGTGCCGAGATTGTCTGAGCTTCTTGGTGTTGAG GTTGTGATGGCAAATGACTCTATTGGTGAGGAAGTCCAGAAACTGGTTGcaggactacctgaaggtggtGTTCTTCTCTTGGAGAATGTTAGGTTCTacaaggaagaagagaagaacgACCCTGAATTCGCAAAGAAGCTTGCTGCCCTTGCTGATGTCTACGTCAACGATGCTTTCGGCACTGCTCACAGAGCTCATGCTTCCACTGAGGGAGTTGCCAAGTACCTGAAGCCTTCCGTCGCTGGTTTCCTCATGCAGAAGGAACTTGATTACCTTGTCGGAGCTGTGGCAAACCCCAAGAAGCCTTTTGCTGCCATTGTTGGAGGCTCAAAGGTTTCGACAAAGATTGGTGTCATTGAGTCACTCttgtccaccgttgacatcctCTTGCTCGGTGGAGGTATGATTTTCACTTTCTACAAGGCGCAAGGACATTCGGTTGGATCTTCCCTTGTGGAAGAGGACAAGCTTGACTTGGCCAAGTCGCTCATGGAGAAGGCCAAAGCCAAAGGTGTCTCTCTGTTGCTACCGACCGATGTGGTCATTGCTGACAAGTTCGCTCCCGATGCCAACAGCAAG ATAGTGGCAGCCACGGCAATCCCAGATGGCTGGATGGGACTCGATATTGGTCCAGACTCCATCAAGACATTCAGCGAAGCTCTGGACACGACCAAAACCATCATCTGGAATGGTCCCATGGGTGTATTTGAATTCGATAAGTTTGCAGCTGGAACTGAG GCCGTAGCAAAGCAGCTTGCGGAGCTGAGCGGAAAGGGAGTGACCACAATCATAGGAGGAGGTGACTCTGTGGCTGCCGTTGAGAAGGTGGGTTTGGCAGACAAGATGAGCCACATCTCTACTGGAGGTGGTGCCAGTTTGGAGCTTCTGGAGGGAAAGCCACTTCCAGGAGTCCTCGCTCTCGACGACGCTTGA
- the LOC103832429 gene encoding putative disease resistance protein At4g11170 yields MEISFLHLTIFVFLAFLSVPLRRFREFLKKPETPQLRTHVPSSVSSAAADESRGPSLWKYDVFLSFRGTDSRRSFVSHLYEALTKEGIKAFHDDRELTRGGFIWKELVKAIEESRFAVVVLTEGYATSRWCLEELSLIVDLASKKRLELIPVFLDIDPSELKRRNGWFEKALAKHELRYDLETVGRWRKALAEVGNISGWDSKTRSEEAVLVQEVVRDLSNRLFSQPSSDAEGLVGIMPHLRSVESLLSMDSGDVRMVGIWGMGGIGKSTIAKFVCKRLSSKFDGVCFLENAKTEFEQYGSSHMRQKVLREILRRKDLNSWDGDSGVMRQRLRGKSILLVIDNVDSVEQLQELVGSLEWFGPGSRIVITTRDKRVLEQHDVEYIYEVKPLKTTQALMLFSKHAFKQPRPPKDSAELSIDIVKQLDGLPLAIRVAGAALYRRDIADWEYYLDLLRTNVNSSVSKALRESFEALNNQEKLIFLYVACCFNGKHMHGVSRVLDLFIVSGHMPFRSTLCIRTLKEKCLISISTTQRLWVHDVLQDMARSIICEGKEENPWKRKILWNFMDINNVLCENMGSEAVEVESLLLDMPKGKELCISPAIFERMYNLKLLKFYNNSTGGESSKICMPGGLVYLPMLRYLHWQAYSLKSLPSRFCTTYLVELNLPNSSVETLWNGTQDLGNLRRMNLRGCRRLLEVPNLSKATSLEKLNLDNCESLVDLTDSVRHLNNLGVLELSGCKKLKNLPNNINLRLLRTLHLEGCSSLEDFPFLSENVRKITLDETAIEEIPASIERLSELKTLHLSGCKKLKNLPRTIRNIDSLTTLWLSNCPNITLFPEVGDNIESLALKGTAIEEVPATIGDKSRLCYLNMSGCQRLKNLPPTLKNLTNLKFLLLRGCTNITERPETACRLKALDLNGTSIMEETSGSVQSDDEPLDMPRLAQYILQSVKERIRHQRSMRL; encoded by the exons ATGGAGATTAGCTTTCTCCACCTGACTATATTCGTCTTCCTCGCATTTCTCTCGGTACCACTACGTCGCTTCCGCGAATTTCTGAAGAAACCGGAGACACCTCAGCTTCGTACTCACGTGCCTTCTTCAGTTTCTTCGGCCGCGGCGGATGAATCGAGGGGTCCGTCTCTGTGGAAGTACGACGTCTTCCTCAGTTTCAGAGGAACAGACTCTCGGAGAAGTTTCGTCAGCCATCTCTACGAGGCTCTCACCAAGGAAGGAATCAAAGCCTTCCACGACGACAGAGAGCTCACGAGAGGCGGTTTCATCTGGAAAGAACTCGTGAAAGCGATCGAAGAGTCACGATTCGCCGTCGTTGTGCTCACCGAGGGATACGCTACCTCTCGCTGGTGTTTGGAAGAGCTTTCGCTTATCGTCGACCTCGCTTCGAAGAAACGGCTCGAGTTGATCCCTGTTTTTCTTGACATCGATCCGTcagagttgaagaggagaaacGGCTGGTTCGAG AAAGCTCTAGCGAAACATGAGCTGAGGTATGATCTGGAGACGGTGGGGAGGTGGAGAAAGGCGTTGGCTGAAGTTGGAAATATTTCGGGATGGGATTCCAAGACCAG GAGCGAGGAAGCAGTGCTTGTACAAGAAGTCGTTCGAGATCTTTCTAACAGATTGTTCTCACAGCCATCCAGCGACGCAGAGGGACTGGTTGGGATAATGCCCCACTTGAGAAGCGTGGAATCTCTCTTATCCATGGACTCCGGAGATGTTCGAATGGTTGGAATCTGGGGCATGGGAGGCATAGGTAAATCCACCATTGCAAAGTTTGTTTGCAAACGCCTCTCAAGTAAGTTCGACGGCGTTTGCTTCCTAGAGAATGCGAAAACGGAATTTGAACAGTATGGTTCATCGCATATGCGACAGAAAGTCTTGAGGGAGATCCTCCGCAGAAAAGATCTGAACTCATGGGACGGTGATTCTGGCGTCATGAGGCAACGGCTCCGTGGGAAAAGTATACTTCTTGTTATCGACAATGTTGACAGCGTAGAACAGCTTCAAGAATTGGTCGGAAGCCTTGAGTGGTTTGGACCGGGGAGCAGGATCGTTATAACTACGCGGGACAAGCGTGTGCTGGAGCAGCATGATGTGGAATACATATATGAAGTCAAGCCTCTGAAGACTACCCAAGCACTTATGCTCTTCAGTAAGCATGCCTTCAAGCAACCTCGACCACCTAAAGATTCTGCAGAGCTCTCTATTGATATCGTCAAGCAACTCGATGGCCTTCCTTTAGCTATTCGAGTTGCTGGTGCAGCTCTGTATCGCCGGGACATTGCAGATTGGGAATACTACCTGGACCTGCTGAGAACTAATGTCAATAGTTCTGTCTCGAAGGCGTTGAGGGAAAGTTTTGAGGCATTAAACAATCAAGAAAAGTTAATATTTCTTTACGTTGCCTGTTGTTTCAATGGAAAGCATATGCATGGCGTCAGCAGGGTGTTAGACCTGTTCATTGTTTCTGGGCACATGCCATTCCGCTCCACGCTGTGTATCAGAACTCTTAAAGAGAAATGTCTAATTAGCATTTCAACCACACAGAGGCTATGGGTTCATGATGTACTCCAAGATATGGCTAGGAGTATCATTTGCGAAGGAAAAGAAGAAAACCCATGGAAACGTAAGATTCTGTGGAACTTTATGGACATCAACAACGTGTTATGTGAAAACATG GGATCTGAAGCAGTTGAAGTTGAGAGTTTACTTCTTGACATGCCCAAAGGAAAGGAGCTCTGCATAAGCCCTGCAATCTTTGAGAGGATGTACAATCTAAAGCTGCTAAAATTTTACAACAATTCCACTGGTGGAGAGAGTAGTAAGATATGCATGCCTGGCGGCCTTGTCTATCTCCCTATGCTGAGATATCTTCACTGGCAGGCGTATAGTCTGAAATCTTTGCCTTCTCGATTCTGCACTACATATCTAGTTGAACTCAACCTCCCTAACAGTTCGGTTGAAACACTTTGGAATGGAACTCAG GACCTTGGAAATTTAAGGCGAATGAATTTGAGAGGATGCAGACGACTACTTGAAGTTCCTAACCTGTCAAAGGCGACAAGTCTTGAGAAATTAAATTTGGACAACTGTGAAAGCCTAGTTGATCTCACTGATTCTGTTAGACATCTAAACAACCTCGGGGTACTGGAGCTTAGCGGCTGCAAGAAACTCAAGAACCTCCCAAATAACATCAACTTGAGGCTTCTTAGAACTCTACATCTCGAAGGATGCTCAAGTCTAGAAGATTTCCCATTCCTTTCAGAAAATGTTAGAAAGATAACACTTGACGAGACAGCAATCGAGGAAATTCCAGCGTCAATTGAGCGTCTATCAGAGCTCAAAACTCTGCACTTATCAGGTTGCAAGAAACTGAAGAATCTTCCACGTACCATTAGAAACATAGATTCCCTCACAACTCTCTGGCTCTCCAACTGTCCCAACATCACACTATTTCCAGAGGTTGGAGATAACATAGAATCACTAGCGTTGAAGGGAACGGCAATAGAGGAAGTGCCTGCAACGATAGGTGATAAATCAAGACTCTGTTACCTCAACATGTCCGGGTGCCAAAGGCTTAAGAACCTGCCTCCCACATTGAAGAACTTGACAAACCTGAAATTCCTCTTACTCCGGGGTTGCACCAATATCACAGAGCGTCCTGAGACCGCGTGTCGACTAAAAGCGTTAGATCTGAATGGGACATCCATAATGGAGGAGACTTCCGGGTCGGTTCAGTCCGACGACGAACCACTTGATATGCCTAGATTGGCTCAATACATCCTTCAGTCTGTCAAGGAGCGCATCAGACACCAGAGGTCCATGAGGCTATGA
- the LOC103832425 gene encoding metal tolerance protein 9 isoform X2: MNMETTKEQHLGVSGQDYIVDLLPNDDDDHSSPPSSWRLSLDTFRLPSSSPLSSRRTRLSRYLRTPKKERKVSEYYKKQEKLLEGFNEMETINETGFVSGAPSEEELKKLAKSERLAVHISNAANLVLFVAKAYASVESRSMAVIASTLDSLLDLLSGFILWFTANAMSKPNHFHYPIGKRRMQPVGIIVFASVMATLGLQVLLESTRLLVSKKGPNMSSAEEKWMIGIMASATVVKFLLMLYCRSFQNEIVRAYAQDHLFDVVTNSVGLATAVLAVKFYWWIDPSGAILIALYTISTWARTVLENVHSLIGRSAPPDFLAKLTFLIWNHHEKIKHIDTVRAYTFGSHYFVEVDIVLPEDMRLHEAHNIGETLQEKLEQLSEVERAFVHIDFEFTHRPEHKYK; this comes from the exons ATGAATATGGAGACGACGAAGGAGCAGCATCTCGGCGTTAGTGGACAAGACTACATTGTCGACCTTTTGCCGAACGATGACGATGACCACTCGTCGCCACCGTCTTCGTGGCGTCTCAGCCTCGACACGTTCCGCCTTCCTTCTTCTTCCCCCTTGTCCTCTCGCCGTACTCGCTTGTCCCGTTATCTCCGGACTCCAA AAAAGGAACGTAAAGTCTCTGAGTACTACAAGAAGCAAGAGAAACTTCTTGAGGGTTTCAATGAGATGGAAACAATCAACGAAACTGGTTTTGTCTCTGGAGCTCCATCTGAG GAAGAGCTGAAGAAGCTTGCCAAGAGCGAGAGGCTTGCAGTACACATCTCAAACGCAGCGAACCTTGTGCTCTTTGTAGCCAAAGCTTATGCTTCCGTGGAGAGTAGATCTATGGCTGTGATTGCTTCAACTTTGGACTCTCTCTTGGATCTCTTGTCTGGTTTTATCCTGTGGTTTACTGCAAACGCCATGAGCAAACCAAACCATTTTCACTATCCTATCGGTAAACGAAGGATGCAACCTGTG GGGATCATTGTGTTTGCATCTGTCATGGCAACTCTTGGGCTACAAGTGTTGCTAGAGTCAACAAGGCTACTTGTTTCCAAG AAAGGTCCTAATATGAGTAGCGCCGAGGAAAAATGGATGATTGGAATAATGGCATCTGCTACAGTCGTCAAGTTTCTTCTCATGCTTTACTGCAGGAGTTTTCAAAACGAAATCGTCAGAGCCTATGCACAAGACCACCTCTTTGATGTTGTCACCAACTCGGTGGGTTTAGCAACAGCTGTCTTGGCTGTAAAATTCTACTGGTGGATTGATCCCTCTGGTGCTATTCTA aTTGCTTTGTATACAATCAGCACATGGGCAAGAACGGTACTAGAGAATGTTCATTCGCTTATTGGACGCTCTGCACCGCCAGATTTCTTGGCGAAGCTAACGTTTTTGATATGGAACCATCATGAGAAGATTAAACACATTGATACAGTGAGAGCCTACACGTTTGGGTCACACTACTTTGTTGAAGTTGATATTGTTTTGCCAGAGGACATGAGGCTACACGAAGCTCACAACATCGGAGAGACTCTTCAGGAGAAGCTAGAGCAACTCTCTGAGGTCGAGAGGGCTTTCGTTCATATTGACTTTGAGTTCACTCATCGTCCCGAACACAAGTACAAG TAA
- the LOC103832427 gene encoding uncharacterized protein LOC103832427 — MGTPRHQQPFQHSMVPGYGNNETVLQTGSTSANIRAPNQNASDVKQVRNFSIQTGEEFSLEFMRDRVNPQRSSNPNAAGDTNTSDCASDVSRMSTMENGLRGYDRTNPSIHEFGNRLGHVQSAPQASFSKDSSLGNLLGYSSSSASGSVIAKVKIFCSFGGKILPRPGDSQLRYVGGETHIISVRKDISWLALRQKVLEVYYQTHVVKYQLPGEDLDALVSVTCEEDLQNMFEEYNEMGNRGGYQKLRMFLFSISDLDDALLGVNKNDGDSEFQYVVAVNGVGIGSGRNSTTLHGLDKSSANNLAELDVWNTEGIKSIAGDVVGVSAQQLMANGFQQSSGQQSESIPPGSSLQYSQSIPPNATYQLQQSVPASSDLHYSQSIPRSSSFQYPQSITPGSASSYGFYPQYYGHVVQHGEGEHFPLYAQNPNYSGLAETTSSIPFQGHVNQQGGWAEGYPYPSPTPQSTQALAEEQKVLPPDMKVHEHVEPENRKNLANGHQDPPHINDAEVTNQNQVREVSAATITPSQEAHLLPPRSDARQSASPKPDTYRDDVFAGLVPLSGKEDQLPTSNGNVRNDSESNLIDLNYPEPVHSPAKVYRSERIPREQLEVLNRLSKSDGSLDSQFLMSQPETNTAQQDAANEAAGKSHENSQTVNGDATHREHKSIETVFEKLGVSDDTLDSEPLRKIANHDDANKNGVVNGADVNAAIGHATPEEQASTKDSDSLHGDILIDINDRFPRDFLSEIFSKAISEDTSAVHPYPHNGAAISINVQNQDPKNWSYFQQLAEELIQRDVAGADRADSHFPSDLKDGGESSRLHLRPLSRDGNSANVVDPKLTLGRDYGDDFSRRNGGGTSTILPSLENEHMKVTESEEFGDMKENVRTPYFAPKDEKTETKHAALSLLGAEFDRSGLQIIKNEDLEELKELGSGTFGMVYHGKWRGSDVAIKRIKKNCFAGRSSEQERLTGEFWGEAEILSKLHHPNVVAFYGVVKDGPGGTMATVTEYMVDGSLRHVLVRKDRHLDRRKRLLIAMDAAFGMEYLHSKNTVHFDLKCDNLLVNLKDPSRPICKVGDFGLSKIKRNTLVSGGVRGTLPWMAPELLNGSSSKVSEKVDVFSFGIVLWEILTGEEPYGTMHYGAIIGGIVNNTLRPTIPAFCDDEWRTLMEECWAPNPMARPSFTEIAGRLRVMSSAAISTQSKPPAHKASK; from the exons ATGGGTACACCTAGACACCAGCAGCCTTTTCAGCACTCTATGGTACCTGGATACGGAAACAACGAGACTGTTCTACAAACGGGGAGCACGAGTGCTAATATTAGAGCTCCCAATCAAAATGCTTCAGATGTTAAGCAGGTGCGTAACTTCTCCATACAAACAGGGGAGGAGTTTTCTCTTGAGTTTATGCGTGATCGGGTGAATCCTCAGAGGTCTTCCAACCCCAATGCAGCTGGGGACACCAATACAAGTGACTGTGCTTCAGATGTCTCCAGGATGAGCACTATGGAAAATGGCTTGAGGGGTTATGACAGAACCAACCCTTCGATTCACGAGTTTGGAAATAGACTTGGTCATGTCCAGTCAGCACCGCAAGCTTCGTTTAGTAAAGATAGTAGTCTAGGAAATTTACTAGGATACTCATCTTCTTCAGCCTCAGGTAGTGTAATAGCGAAAGTTAAGATCTTTTGcagttttggtgggaaaatactTCCACGCCCAGGTGATTCACAGCTTAGATATGTTGGAGGCGAGACACACATTATTTCTGTAAGGAAGGACATATCTTGGCTGGCGCTTAGGCAGAAAGTACTTGAGGTTTATTACCAAACTCATGTTGTGAAGTATCAGCTTCCTGGTGAAGATCTTGATGCGTTGGTCTCTGTAACATGTGAAGAAGATCTCCAGAATATGTTTGAAGAGTATAACGAGATGGGAAACCGTGGTGGCTATCAGAAGCTTAGGATGTTTCTGTTCTCCATCAGCGATCTGGATGATGCTCTTTTGGGGGTTAATAAAAATGATGGTGACTCTGAGTTCCAGTATGTTGTAGCGGTAAATGGCGTGGGAATTGGATCAGGAAGGAACTCTACTACCCTTCATGGGCTGGATAAATCTTCAGCAAACAACTTAGCTGAGCTTGATGTATGGAACACTGAGGGGATTAAAAGCATTGCTGGAGATGTTGTTGGAGTTAGCGCACAGCAGTTGATGGCAAATGGGTTCCAGCAATCATCTGGTCAACAGTCCGAGTCTATTCCACCAGGATCATCGCTTCAGTATTCTCAGTCTATTCCACCCAATGCTACATATCAGTTGCAGCAATCTGTTCCAGCAAGTTCGGATCTTCATTATTCCCAGTCAATTCCCCGGAGTTCTTCTTTCCAGTATCCACAATCCATCACACCGGGGTCTGCCAGCTCTTATGGATTTTACCCGCAGTATTACGGGCACGTGGTTCAACATGGAGAAGGAGAGCACTTTCCTCTGTATGCTCAAAATCCTAACTACTCCGGTCTCGCGGAAACTACCAGTTCAATACCGTTCCAAGGGCATGTCAATCAGCAAGGTGGATGGGCTGAAGGGTATCCGTACCCTAGTCCTACACCACAAAGCACGCAAGCCCTTGCTGAGGAGCAGAAGGTATTACCACCTGATATGAAAGTTCATGAGCATGTTGAGCCTGAAAACCGTAAAAATTTGGCAAACGGTCACCAGGATCCTCCTCATATAAATGATGCTGAGGTGACGAATCAGAATCAAGTTCGGGAGGTGTCTGCTGCAACAATTACTCCTAGCCAGGAGGCACATTTACTTCCCCCTAGAAGTGATGCACGGCAAAGCGCTTCTCCAAAGCCTGATACTTACCGTGATGATGTTTTTGCTGGGCTGGTTCCTCTATCTGGTAAGGAAGATCAGCTCCCAACTTCAAATGGCAATGTTCGTAACGACTCTGAGTCAAATCTAATTGATCTTAACTACCCTGAGCCTGTGCATTCTCCAGCTAAGGTATATCGTTCAGAGAGAATACCTCGTGAACAGTTAGAAGTGCTAAATCGTTTGTCGAAATCTGATGGCTCGCTAGATTCTCAGTTCTTAATGTCTCAGCCAGAAACGAACACTGCACAGCAAGATGCAGCAAACGAAGCAGCTGGAAAGTCACATGAAAATTCCCAAACTGTTAATGGTGATGCTACCCACCGGGAGCATAAAAGCATTGAGACAGTCTTTGAAAAACTGGGGGTATCAGATGATACATTGGACTCCGAACCCCTGCGAAAAATTGCGAATCATGATGATGCAAACAAGAACGGAGTAGTCAATGGGGCAGATGTAAACGCAGCAATTGGTCATGCTACTCCTGAAGAGCAAGCTTCTACCAAGGATTCTGATTCACTGCATGGAGATATTCTTATTGATATCAATGACCGGTTTCCTCGTGACTTCCTTTCTGAAATATTTTCGAAGGCAATCTCAGAGGACACATCTGCTGTCCATCCATATCCTCACAACGGAGCTGCTATTAGCATAAATGTGCAGAATCAAGATCCAAAAAATTGGTCGTATTTTCAGCAGCTGGCTGAAGAACTTATCCAAAGAGATGTTGCGGGTGCTGACCGAGCTGATTCTCACTTTCCATCTGACCTTAAAGATGGTGGAGAGAGCTCCAGATTGCATCTCAGACCATTGAGTAGAGATGGTAATTCAGCAAACGTTGTTGATCCTAAATTGACTTTAGGTCGAGATTATGGGGATGATTTTTCTAGAAGGAACGGGGGTGGCACTAGCACTATTCTCCCTTCTCTTGAGAATGAACATATGAAGGTCACAGAGAGCGAAGAATTTGGCGATATGAAGGAGAACGTGAGGACGCCATATTTTGCACCAAAG GATGAAAAGACAGAAACAAAGCATGCTGCGCTTTCTCTACTTGGCGCAGAGTTTGACCGCAGTGGCTTGCAG ATCATTAAGAATGAAGATCTTGAGGAGCTGAAAGAGCTTGGTTCTGGTACTTTTGGAATGGTTTATCATGGGAAATGGAGAGGATCAGATGTCGCTATCAAGAGGATAAAGAAGAATTGCTTTGCTGGGCGGTCATCAGAGCAAGAGAGATTG ACTGGTGAATTCTGGGGGGAGGCTGAGATTCTTTCAAAACTTCATCACCCGAATGTGGTAGCATTTTATGGTGTTGTAAAAGACGGGCCTGGGGGGACAATGGCGACCGTGACAGAGTACATGGTGGATGGTTCTCTGAGGCATGTTCTGGTCCGGAAGGACAG GCATCTTGATCGTCGAAAGAGACTTCTCATTGCCATGGATGCTGCATTTGGCATGGAATATTTGCACTCCAAAAATACTGTTCACTTCGATTTGAAATGTGACAATTTACTTGTGAACTTGAAAGATCCTTCTCGCCCAATCTGCAAG GTTGGTGACTTTGGATTGTCAAAAATCAAGAGAAATACATTGGTATCTGGTGGTGTACGTGGAACCTTACCATGGATGGcgccagagcttctaaatgggAGCAGCAGCAAAGTTTCAGAAAAG GTGGATGTATTCTCTTTTGGTATTGTTCTGTGGGAGATTCTGACGGGGGAGGAACCATATGGCACTATGCACTATGGGGCCATAATAG GTGGGATAGTGAACAACACACTAAGGCCAACCATACCAGCCTTCTGTGACGATGAATGGAGAACGCTAATGGAGGAATGTTGGGCACCAAACCCAATGGCAAGACCATCTTTCACAGAGATAGCTGGTCGCTTGCGAGTGATGTCATCTGCAGCTATTTCGACCCAGTCCAAGCCACCAGCTCACAAGGCTTCCAAATAA
- the LOC103832425 gene encoding metal tolerance protein 9 isoform X1 — MNMETTKEQHLGVSGQDYIVDLLPNDDDDHSSPPSSWRLSLDTFRLPSSSPLSSRRTRLSRYLRTPKKERKVSEYYKKQEKLLEGFNEMETINETGFVSGAPSEEELKKLAKSERLAVHISNAANLVLFVAKAYASVESRSMAVIASTLDSLLDLLSGFILWFTANAMSKPNHFHYPIGKRRMQPVGIIVFASVMATLGLQVLLESTRLLVSKKGPNMSSAEEKWMIGIMASATVVKFLLMLYCRSFQNEIVRAYAQDHLFDVVTNSVGLATAVLAVKFYWWIDPSGAILIALYTISTWARTVLENVHSLIGRSAPPDFLAKLTFLIWNHHEKIKHIDTVRAYTFGSHYFVEVDIVLPEDMRLHEAHNIGETLQEKLEQLSEVERAFVHIDFEFTHRPEHKYKEATI; from the exons ATGAATATGGAGACGACGAAGGAGCAGCATCTCGGCGTTAGTGGACAAGACTACATTGTCGACCTTTTGCCGAACGATGACGATGACCACTCGTCGCCACCGTCTTCGTGGCGTCTCAGCCTCGACACGTTCCGCCTTCCTTCTTCTTCCCCCTTGTCCTCTCGCCGTACTCGCTTGTCCCGTTATCTCCGGACTCCAA AAAAGGAACGTAAAGTCTCTGAGTACTACAAGAAGCAAGAGAAACTTCTTGAGGGTTTCAATGAGATGGAAACAATCAACGAAACTGGTTTTGTCTCTGGAGCTCCATCTGAG GAAGAGCTGAAGAAGCTTGCCAAGAGCGAGAGGCTTGCAGTACACATCTCAAACGCAGCGAACCTTGTGCTCTTTGTAGCCAAAGCTTATGCTTCCGTGGAGAGTAGATCTATGGCTGTGATTGCTTCAACTTTGGACTCTCTCTTGGATCTCTTGTCTGGTTTTATCCTGTGGTTTACTGCAAACGCCATGAGCAAACCAAACCATTTTCACTATCCTATCGGTAAACGAAGGATGCAACCTGTG GGGATCATTGTGTTTGCATCTGTCATGGCAACTCTTGGGCTACAAGTGTTGCTAGAGTCAACAAGGCTACTTGTTTCCAAG AAAGGTCCTAATATGAGTAGCGCCGAGGAAAAATGGATGATTGGAATAATGGCATCTGCTACAGTCGTCAAGTTTCTTCTCATGCTTTACTGCAGGAGTTTTCAAAACGAAATCGTCAGAGCCTATGCACAAGACCACCTCTTTGATGTTGTCACCAACTCGGTGGGTTTAGCAACAGCTGTCTTGGCTGTAAAATTCTACTGGTGGATTGATCCCTCTGGTGCTATTCTA aTTGCTTTGTATACAATCAGCACATGGGCAAGAACGGTACTAGAGAATGTTCATTCGCTTATTGGACGCTCTGCACCGCCAGATTTCTTGGCGAAGCTAACGTTTTTGATATGGAACCATCATGAGAAGATTAAACACATTGATACAGTGAGAGCCTACACGTTTGGGTCACACTACTTTGTTGAAGTTGATATTGTTTTGCCAGAGGACATGAGGCTACACGAAGCTCACAACATCGGAGAGACTCTTCAGGAGAAGCTAGAGCAACTCTCTGAGGTCGAGAGGGCTTTCGTTCATATTGACTTTGAGTTCACTCATCGTCCCGAACACAAGTACAAG GAGGCAACAATTTAG